From a region of the Impatiens glandulifera chromosome 4, dImpGla2.1, whole genome shotgun sequence genome:
- the LOC124934979 gene encoding uncharacterized protein LOC124934979 gives MEVLQSVLTIFRKNCHYRFHHFCEEERITHLCFADHLFLLAHADVDTINTIEGALNYFFDITGLMINEDKISVFYGGDDDDTKVQIQNNMGISECLFPIQYLGIPLTARQIQIVHCRPLIKKVKNVIMVWAVKKLSYAGIIELVDNIVMGFIGYWSQQIVLSKKVMILMKELETLIHNFIWGS, from the coding sequence ATGGAGGTCTTACAGAGTGTCTTAACAATATTCCGAAAGAACTGCCATTATAGATTTCACCATTTCTGCGAGGAGGAGAGGATTACACATCTATGTTTTGCGGATCACCTATTTTTACTTGCGCACGCTGATGTTGATACTATTAACACTATTGAAGGTGCACTTAATTACTTTTTTGATATTACAGGTTTAATGATTAACGAGGATAAGATTTCGGTATTTTACggtggtgatgatgatgatacaaaggtgcaaattcaaaacaatatGGGCATTAGCGAGTGTTTATTTCCGATTCAGTATTTGGGGATTCCATTAACGGCTAGACAAATTCAGATTGTTCATTGTAGACCGCTCATAAAGAAAGTCAAGAACGTTATCATGGTATGGGCGGTGAAAAAGCTTTCTTATGCGGGCATAATTGAATTGGTGGATAACATTGTTATGGGATTCATTGGCTATTGGTCTCAACAGATTGTCCTCTCGAAGAAAGTTATGATTCTTATGAAAGAGCTTGAGACCTtgatacataattttatttgggGCAGCTAA